In Rhinopithecus roxellana isolate Shanxi Qingling chromosome 4, ASM756505v1, whole genome shotgun sequence, a single genomic region encodes these proteins:
- the SOX4 gene encoding transcription factor SOX-4, which produces MVQQTNNAENTEALLAGESSDSGAGLELGIASSPTPGSTASTGGKADDPSWCKTPSGHIKRPMNAFMVWSQIERRKIMEQSPDMHNAEISKRLGKRWKLLKDSDKIPFIREAERLRLKHMADYPDYKYRPRKKVKSGNANSSSSAAASSKPGEKGDKVGGSGGGGHGGGGGGGSSNAGGGGGGASGGGANSKPAQKKSCGSKVAGGAGGGVSKPHAKLILAGGGGGGKAAAAAAASSFAAEQAGAAALLPLGAAADHHSLYKARTPSASASASSAASASAALAAPGKHLAEKKVKRVYLFGGLGTSSSPVGGVGAGADPSDPLGLYEEEGAGCSPEAPSLSGRSSAASSPAAGRSPADHRGYASLRAASPAPSSAPSHASSSASSHSSSSSSSGSSSSDDEFEDDLLDLNPSSNFESMSLGSFSSSSALDRDLDFNFEPGSGSHFEFPDYCTPEVSEMISGDWLESSISNLVFTY; this is translated from the coding sequence atggtgcagcaaaccaacaatGCCGAGAACACGGAAGCGTTGCTGGCCGGCGAGAGCTCGGACTCGGGCGCCGGCCTCGAGCTGGGCATCGCCTCCTCCCCCACGCCCGGCTCCACCGCCTCCACGGGCGGCAAGGCCGACGACCCGAGCTGGTGCAAGACCCCGAGTGGGCACATCAAGCGGCCCATGAACGCCTTCATGGTGTGGTCGCAGATCGAGCGGCGCAAGATCATGGAGCAGTCGCCCGACATGCACAACGCCGAGATCTCCAAGCGGCTGGGCAAACGCTGGAAGCTGCTCAAAGACAGCGACAAGATCCCTTTCATTCGAGAGGCGGAGCGGCTGCGCCTCAAGCACATGGCTGACTACCCCGACTACAAGTACCGGCCCAGGAAGAAGGTGAAGTCCGGCAACGCCAACTCCAGCTCCTCGGCCGCCGCCTCCTCCAAGCCAGGGGAGAAGGGAGACAAGGTCGGTGGCAGCGGCGGGGGCGGCCatgggggcggcggcggcggcgggagcaGCAACGCGGGGGGAGGAGGCGGCGGTGCGAGTGGCGGCGGCGCCAACTCCAAACCGGCGCAGAAAAAGAGCTGCGGCTCCAAAGTGGCGGGCGGCGCGGGCGGCGGGGTCAGCAAACCGCACGCCAAGCTCATCCTggcaggcggcggcggcggcgggaaaGCAGCggctgccgccgccgcctcctccttTGCCGCCGAACAGGCGGGGGCCGCCGCCCTGCTGCCCCTGGGCGCAGCAGCCGACCACCACTCGCTGTACAAGGCGCGGACTCCCAGCGCCTCGGCCTCCGCCTCCTCGGCGGCCTCTGCTTCCGCAGCGCTCGCGGCCCCGGGCAAGCACCTGGCGGAGAAGAAGGTAAAGCGCGTCTACCTGTTCGGCGGCCTGGGCACGTCGTCGTCGCCCGTGGGCGGCGTGGGCGCGGGAGCCGACCCCAGCGACCCCCTGGGCTTGTACGAGGAGGAGGGCGCGGGCTGCTCACCCGAGGCGCCGAGCCTGAGCGGCCGCAGCAGCGCCGCCTCGTCCCCCGCAGCCGGCCGCTCGCCCGCTGACCACCGCGGCTACGCCAGCCTGCGCGCCGCCTCGCCCGCCCCGTCCAGCGCGCCCTCGCACGCGTCCTCCTCGGCCTCGTCccactcctcctcttcctcctcctcgggCTCCTCGTCCTCCGACGACGAGTTCGAAGACGACCTGCTCGACCTGAACCCCAGCTCAAACTTTGAGAGCATGTCCCTGGGCAGCTTCAGCTCGTCGTCGGCGCTTGACCGGGACCTGGATTTTAACTTCGAGCCCGGCTCCGGCTCTCACTTCGAGTTCCCGGACTACTGCACGCCCGAGGTGAGCGAGATGATCTCGGGAGACTGGCTCGAGTCCAGCATCTCCAACCTGGTTTTCACCTACTGA